A region of Larimichthys crocea isolate SSNF chromosome X, L_crocea_2.0, whole genome shotgun sequence DNA encodes the following proteins:
- the grk4 gene encoding G protein-coupled receptor kinase 4 isoform X3, producing the protein MLKLPHISQCEELRRTIERDYTSLCEKQPIGRLLFRQYCDTRPELKRCIEFMDAVAMYQLAPDEKRRDCGLNVLDTYFNNGSAAHLPDIPQDVVAGCRERLEQSPCKELFNDCTKIVRDYLSGAPFSSYQESMYFSRFLQWKWLERQPVTKNTFRHYRVLGKGGFGEVCACQVRATGKMYACKKLEKKRVKKRKGEAMALNEKRILEKVNSSFVVSLAYAYETKDALCLVLTIMNGGDLKFHIYNMGNSGFDEQRAIFYAAEICCGLEDLHRERIVYRDLKPENILLDDRGHIRISDLGLAVQIPEGETIRGRVGTVGYMAPEVIQNESYTVSPDWWGLGCLIFEMIQGQSPFRKRKERVKREEVDRRVREDQEEYSDKFSEEAKDICRQLLAKDPKERLGCQGRGAIEVKQHPIFRNINFKRLEANMLDPPFSPDPRAVYCKDVLDIEQFSTVKGVNLDPTDDDFYHKFVTGSVSIPWQNEMIEMECFKEINVYETDGTLCSDLDVNRPNPPPKRGFFYRLFRREVCFKSGYSDDEIEEPSRL; encoded by the exons AGAGGGACTACACCAGTCTATGTGAGAAGCAGCCCATCGGTCGGCTGTTATTCCGTCAGTACTGTGATACCAGGCCAGAGCTGAAGCGCTGCATAGAGTTTATGGATGCTGTG GCCATGTACCAGCTAGCTCCTGATGAGAAGAGGAGGGACTGTGGACTGAATGTTTTAGACACATACTTTAATAATGGG TCGGCAGCCCATTTGCCAGACATACCCCAGGATGTGGTCGCTGGGTGTCGGGAAAGGCTGGAGCAAAGTCCGTGTAAGGAGCTCTTCAATGACTGCACCAA AATAGTTCGTGATTATTTGAGTGGAGCTCCATTTTCCTCCTACCAGGAGTCCATGTACTTCTCTCGCTTCCTGCAGTGGAAATGGTTGGAGAG GCAACCAGTAACCAAAAATACCTTCAGACATTATAGAGTACTAGGAAAAGGTGGATTTGGCGAG GTTTGTGCCTGCCAAGTACGTGCCACCGGTAAGATGTACGCCTGTAAAAAGCTGGAAAAGAAAcgagtgaagaaaagaaaaggtgaagCAATGGCACTAAACGAAAAACGCATTTTAGAAAAAGTTAACAGTAGTTTTGTA GTTAGTCTAGCATATGCCTATGAGACCAAGGATGCGCTGTGCCTGGTGTTGACCATAATGAACGGCGGTGACTTAAAGTTCCATATCTACAACATGGGAAACTCAGGCTTTGACGAGCAAAGGGCCATCTTCTACGCTGCTGAGATCTGCTGTGGCCTTGAGGACCTGCACCGTGAGAGGATAGTCTACAG GGATTTGAAACCTGAAAACATCCTCCTGGATGATCGTG GACACATCCGAATTTCAGACCTGGGTCTTGCAGTTCAAATCCCTGAAGGAGAGACGATACGAGGGAGAGTGGGCACTGTTGGATACATGG CTCCCGAGGTGATCCAGAACGAGAGCTACACCGTCAGCCCAGACTGGTGGGGGCTCGGTTGCCTGATTTTTGAGATGATACAGGGCCAGTCGCCCTTCCGCAAGCGCAAGGAGCGCGTCAAACGGGAGGAGGTGGACAGACGAGTTCGCGAGGACCAGGAGGAGTACTCTGATAAGTTCTCAGAGGAGGCGAAGGACAtctgcagacag CTCTTGGCGAAGGACCCCAAGGAGCGACTGGGTTGCCAAGGTCGTGGGGCCATCGAGGTCAAGCAGCACCCCATCTTCAGAAACATCAACTTTAAACGGCTGGAGGCCAACATGCTGGACCCTCCGTTCAGCCCTGAT CCTCGGGCCGTGTACTGTAAAGACGTCCTGGACATTGAGCAGTTCTCCACTGTCAAAGGCGTGAACCTTGACCCCACAGACGACGACTTCTACCACAAGTTTGTCACAGGCAGCGTCTCCATCCCGTGGCAGAACGAG ATGATCGAGATGGAGTGCTTCAAAGAAATCAACGTCTATGAGACTGATGGGACGCTGTGCTCAGACCTGGACGTGAACCGGCCTAATCCTCCACCAAAGAGAGGCTTCTTCTACCGCCTGTTCAGACGAGAG GTCTGTTTTAAGAGCGGTTACAGTGACGACGAGATCGAAGAGCCCTCGCGACTTTAA
- the grk4 gene encoding G protein-coupled receptor kinase 4 isoform X1, whose translation MEIENIVANTVLLKAREGGGGKRNGRSKKWKEMLKLPHISQCEELRRTIERDYTSLCEKQPIGRLLFRQYCDTRPELKRCIEFMDAVAMYQLAPDEKRRDCGLNVLDTYFNNGSAAHLPDIPQDVVAGCRERLEQSPCKELFNDCTKIVRDYLSGAPFSSYQESMYFSRFLQWKWLERQPVTKNTFRHYRVLGKGGFGEVCACQVRATGKMYACKKLEKKRVKKRKGEAMALNEKRILEKVNSSFVVSLAYAYETKDALCLVLTIMNGGDLKFHIYNMGNSGFDEQRAIFYAAEICCGLEDLHRERIVYRDLKPENILLDDRGHIRISDLGLAVQIPEGETIRGRVGTVGYMAPEVIQNESYTVSPDWWGLGCLIFEMIQGQSPFRKRKERVKREEVDRRVREDQEEYSDKFSEEAKDICRQLLAKDPKERLGCQGRGAIEVKQHPIFRNINFKRLEANMLDPPFSPDPRAVYCKDVLDIEQFSTVKGVNLDPTDDDFYHKFVTGSVSIPWQNEMIEMECFKEINVYETDGTLCSDLDVNRPNPPPKRGFFYRLFRREVCFKSGYSDDEIEEPSRL comes from the exons AGAGGGACTACACCAGTCTATGTGAGAAGCAGCCCATCGGTCGGCTGTTATTCCGTCAGTACTGTGATACCAGGCCAGAGCTGAAGCGCTGCATAGAGTTTATGGATGCTGTG GCCATGTACCAGCTAGCTCCTGATGAGAAGAGGAGGGACTGTGGACTGAATGTTTTAGACACATACTTTAATAATGGG TCGGCAGCCCATTTGCCAGACATACCCCAGGATGTGGTCGCTGGGTGTCGGGAAAGGCTGGAGCAAAGTCCGTGTAAGGAGCTCTTCAATGACTGCACCAA AATAGTTCGTGATTATTTGAGTGGAGCTCCATTTTCCTCCTACCAGGAGTCCATGTACTTCTCTCGCTTCCTGCAGTGGAAATGGTTGGAGAG GCAACCAGTAACCAAAAATACCTTCAGACATTATAGAGTACTAGGAAAAGGTGGATTTGGCGAG GTTTGTGCCTGCCAAGTACGTGCCACCGGTAAGATGTACGCCTGTAAAAAGCTGGAAAAGAAAcgagtgaagaaaagaaaaggtgaagCAATGGCACTAAACGAAAAACGCATTTTAGAAAAAGTTAACAGTAGTTTTGTA GTTAGTCTAGCATATGCCTATGAGACCAAGGATGCGCTGTGCCTGGTGTTGACCATAATGAACGGCGGTGACTTAAAGTTCCATATCTACAACATGGGAAACTCAGGCTTTGACGAGCAAAGGGCCATCTTCTACGCTGCTGAGATCTGCTGTGGCCTTGAGGACCTGCACCGTGAGAGGATAGTCTACAG GGATTTGAAACCTGAAAACATCCTCCTGGATGATCGTG GACACATCCGAATTTCAGACCTGGGTCTTGCAGTTCAAATCCCTGAAGGAGAGACGATACGAGGGAGAGTGGGCACTGTTGGATACATGG CTCCCGAGGTGATCCAGAACGAGAGCTACACCGTCAGCCCAGACTGGTGGGGGCTCGGTTGCCTGATTTTTGAGATGATACAGGGCCAGTCGCCCTTCCGCAAGCGCAAGGAGCGCGTCAAACGGGAGGAGGTGGACAGACGAGTTCGCGAGGACCAGGAGGAGTACTCTGATAAGTTCTCAGAGGAGGCGAAGGACAtctgcagacag CTCTTGGCGAAGGACCCCAAGGAGCGACTGGGTTGCCAAGGTCGTGGGGCCATCGAGGTCAAGCAGCACCCCATCTTCAGAAACATCAACTTTAAACGGCTGGAGGCCAACATGCTGGACCCTCCGTTCAGCCCTGAT CCTCGGGCCGTGTACTGTAAAGACGTCCTGGACATTGAGCAGTTCTCCACTGTCAAAGGCGTGAACCTTGACCCCACAGACGACGACTTCTACCACAAGTTTGTCACAGGCAGCGTCTCCATCCCGTGGCAGAACGAG ATGATCGAGATGGAGTGCTTCAAAGAAATCAACGTCTATGAGACTGATGGGACGCTGTGCTCAGACCTGGACGTGAACCGGCCTAATCCTCCACCAAAGAGAGGCTTCTTCTACCGCCTGTTCAGACGAGAG GTCTGTTTTAAGAGCGGTTACAGTGACGACGAGATCGAAGAGCCCTCGCGACTTTAA
- the grk4 gene encoding G protein-coupled receptor kinase 4 isoform X2, whose amino-acid sequence MEIENIVANTVLLKAREGGGGKRNGRSKKWKEMLKLPHISQCEELRRTIERDYTSLCEKQPIGRLLFRQYCDTRPELKRCIEFMDAVAMYQLAPDEKRRDCGLNVLDTYFNNGSAAHLPDIPQDVVAGCRERLEQSPCKELFNDCTKIVRDYLSGAPFSSYQESMYFSRFLQWKWLERQPVTKNTFRHYRVLGKGGFGEVCACQVRATGKMYACKKLEKKRVKKRKGEAMALNEKRILEKVNSSFVVSLAYAYETKDALCLVLTIMNGGDLKFHIYNMGNSGFDEQRAIFYAAEICCGLEDLHRERIVYRDLKPENILLDDRGHIRISDLGLAVQIPEGETIRGRVGTVGYMAPEVIQNESYTVSPDWWGLGCLIFEMIQGQSPFRKRKERVKREEVDRRVREDQEEYSDKFSEEAKDICRQLLAKDPKERLGCQGRGAIEVKQHPIFRNINFKRLEANMLDPPFSPDPRAVYCKDVLDIEQFSTVKGVNLDPTDDDFYHKFVTGSVSIPWQNEMIEMECFKEINVYETDGTLCSDLDVNRPNPPPKRGFFYRLFRREASASAPPTVRGGGG is encoded by the exons AGAGGGACTACACCAGTCTATGTGAGAAGCAGCCCATCGGTCGGCTGTTATTCCGTCAGTACTGTGATACCAGGCCAGAGCTGAAGCGCTGCATAGAGTTTATGGATGCTGTG GCCATGTACCAGCTAGCTCCTGATGAGAAGAGGAGGGACTGTGGACTGAATGTTTTAGACACATACTTTAATAATGGG TCGGCAGCCCATTTGCCAGACATACCCCAGGATGTGGTCGCTGGGTGTCGGGAAAGGCTGGAGCAAAGTCCGTGTAAGGAGCTCTTCAATGACTGCACCAA AATAGTTCGTGATTATTTGAGTGGAGCTCCATTTTCCTCCTACCAGGAGTCCATGTACTTCTCTCGCTTCCTGCAGTGGAAATGGTTGGAGAG GCAACCAGTAACCAAAAATACCTTCAGACATTATAGAGTACTAGGAAAAGGTGGATTTGGCGAG GTTTGTGCCTGCCAAGTACGTGCCACCGGTAAGATGTACGCCTGTAAAAAGCTGGAAAAGAAAcgagtgaagaaaagaaaaggtgaagCAATGGCACTAAACGAAAAACGCATTTTAGAAAAAGTTAACAGTAGTTTTGTA GTTAGTCTAGCATATGCCTATGAGACCAAGGATGCGCTGTGCCTGGTGTTGACCATAATGAACGGCGGTGACTTAAAGTTCCATATCTACAACATGGGAAACTCAGGCTTTGACGAGCAAAGGGCCATCTTCTACGCTGCTGAGATCTGCTGTGGCCTTGAGGACCTGCACCGTGAGAGGATAGTCTACAG GGATTTGAAACCTGAAAACATCCTCCTGGATGATCGTG GACACATCCGAATTTCAGACCTGGGTCTTGCAGTTCAAATCCCTGAAGGAGAGACGATACGAGGGAGAGTGGGCACTGTTGGATACATGG CTCCCGAGGTGATCCAGAACGAGAGCTACACCGTCAGCCCAGACTGGTGGGGGCTCGGTTGCCTGATTTTTGAGATGATACAGGGCCAGTCGCCCTTCCGCAAGCGCAAGGAGCGCGTCAAACGGGAGGAGGTGGACAGACGAGTTCGCGAGGACCAGGAGGAGTACTCTGATAAGTTCTCAGAGGAGGCGAAGGACAtctgcagacag CTCTTGGCGAAGGACCCCAAGGAGCGACTGGGTTGCCAAGGTCGTGGGGCCATCGAGGTCAAGCAGCACCCCATCTTCAGAAACATCAACTTTAAACGGCTGGAGGCCAACATGCTGGACCCTCCGTTCAGCCCTGAT CCTCGGGCCGTGTACTGTAAAGACGTCCTGGACATTGAGCAGTTCTCCACTGTCAAAGGCGTGAACCTTGACCCCACAGACGACGACTTCTACCACAAGTTTGTCACAGGCAGCGTCTCCATCCCGTGGCAGAACGAG ATGATCGAGATGGAGTGCTTCAAAGAAATCAACGTCTATGAGACTGATGGGACGCTGTGCTCAGACCTGGACGTGAACCGGCCTAATCCTCCACCAAAGAGAGGCTTCTTCTACCGCCTGTTCAGACGAGAGGCAAGTGCTAGTGCTCCGCCAACTGTCCGAGGGGGTGGGGGCTAA